In Variovorax paradoxus, a single genomic region encodes these proteins:
- the glyA gene encoding serine hydroxymethyltransferase, translated as MYQRNILVEQTDPEIWAAIQAENARQEHHIELIASENYASPAVMAAQGSQLTNKYAEGYPGKRYYGGCEHVDVAEQLAIDRVKQIFGADAANVQPHCGASANEAVMLAFLKPGDTIMGMSLAEGGHLTHGMPLNMSGKWFNVVSYGLDANEAIDYDAMERKAHEHMPKLIIAGASAYSLRIDFERFAKVAKDVGAIFMVDIAHYAGLVAAGVYPNPVPHADIVTSTTHKSLRGPRGGIILMKSQHEKAINSAIFPGLQGGPLMHVIAAKAVAFKEAMTPEFKAYQQQVVKNAQIVADTLTERGLRIVSGRTESHVMLVDLRAKGITGKEAEAVLGSAHMTINKNAIPNDPEKPMVTSGVRIGTPAMTTRGFKDEEARITANLIADVLENPRDAANIEAVRAKVHALTSRFPVYR; from the coding sequence ATGTACCAACGCAATATCCTGGTCGAACAGACCGATCCCGAAATCTGGGCCGCGATTCAAGCCGAAAACGCGCGCCAGGAACATCACATCGAGCTGATCGCCAGCGAGAACTACGCCTCGCCGGCCGTCATGGCCGCCCAGGGCTCGCAGCTCACCAACAAGTACGCCGAAGGCTACCCGGGCAAGCGCTACTACGGCGGCTGCGAGCACGTCGACGTGGCCGAGCAGTTGGCCATCGACCGCGTCAAGCAGATCTTCGGCGCCGATGCCGCCAACGTGCAGCCGCATTGCGGCGCCTCGGCGAATGAAGCCGTGATGCTGGCCTTCCTGAAGCCGGGCGACACCATCATGGGCATGAGCCTGGCCGAAGGCGGTCACCTGACCCACGGCATGCCTCTGAACATGAGCGGCAAGTGGTTCAATGTCGTGAGCTACGGCCTGGACGCCAACGAAGCCATCGACTACGACGCGATGGAACGCAAGGCGCATGAACACATGCCCAAGCTGATCATCGCGGGCGCTTCGGCCTACTCGCTGCGCATCGACTTCGAGCGCTTCGCCAAGGTGGCCAAGGACGTCGGCGCGATCTTCATGGTCGACATCGCCCACTACGCCGGCCTCGTGGCCGCGGGCGTGTACCCCAACCCGGTGCCGCACGCCGACATCGTCACCTCGACCACCCACAAGAGCCTGCGCGGCCCGCGCGGCGGCATCATCCTGATGAAGTCGCAACACGAGAAGGCCATCAACAGCGCGATCTTCCCCGGCCTGCAAGGCGGCCCGCTGATGCACGTGATTGCCGCCAAGGCCGTCGCGTTCAAGGAAGCCATGACGCCCGAGTTCAAGGCCTACCAGCAACAGGTGGTCAAGAACGCCCAGATCGTGGCCGACACCCTCACCGAGCGCGGCCTGCGCATCGTGAGCGGTCGTACCGAAAGCCATGTGATGTTGGTCGACTTGCGCGCCAAGGGGATCACCGGCAAGGAAGCCGAAGCCGTGCTGGGCAGCGCCCACATGACGATCAACAAGAACGCGATCCCCAACGACCCGGAAAAGCCGATGGTCACCAGTGGCGTGCGCATCGGCACCCCCGCCATGACCACCCGCGGCTTCAAGGACGAAGAGGCCCGCATCACCGCGAACCTGATCGCCGACGTGCTCGAGAACCCGCGCGACGCGGCGAACATCGAAGCCGTGCGCGCCAAGGTGCACGCGCTGACGAGCCGCTTCCCTGTCTACCGCTGA
- a CDS encoding pilus assembly protein: MNIKEFSRAAVAVSLVLAQCVGHAAQYPLIQAPRNTAIREPAPNVIVSVDNSGSMSFSSWASETSSPPPGTPNRIEALKKALKDNFSAANIPNDRIRLSWQAMNLGRDENSCVGFFGDISEGPYQASKCKFGGQSNANLMRSLDSTHRANFMSWVDALTANGGTPLHAMMTRAGEYMKTTGQYSPYSDDPGVEGATQSSCRKSFHIFMTDGEYNLFGFNPDPAQLNMPIIGNVDGARRVLPDSVVYLPRAPYKDNAGAINLPSNWSKEKSGNKDVWKPTAEYRPTLADMSFHYWASDLQPGISNNVKKVIAEGGNTMVGTAMVPEYWNPKNDPANWQHLTTYTIGFGAASSWAGAPAITASAPQPTYSGDYARLVDGSIAWVDPLVNSLGSSPMGQGLVVWNAGASASGYWHETESNTAAVRMDLWHAALNSRGTFTPASNANALSDAFRSIIGQILLNTSVPLTSISASASRVSTGTAVYRAGYDTADWSGTLTATRFGSSGQLESSADWSARDLLDARMAARGAHDSNRKVLSFSGTAAATATSAATRGSGIPFRWASLSDTQKAALKGSTSSDDASIALGRAVLDFLRGDRSNEGAGLELRKRGHVLGDIVGSSVWYAGKPNSGFTNDAYAKFASIARTPMVYVGANDGMLHAFNAGTGQEAFAYVPEGLYGTAAAPKLKRLSEGSYSHRYYVDGSPFVADIYMGATATASTTDAEKVAAWKSFLVGTLGAGGKGYFVLDVTKPQDIDETRARETALIDTTALSDDDLGHQFQQPALDSFSRRALQVASLKNGRKAVILGNGYNSASEKAMLWIQYLDGDKSILKIPAPVTQVTGTGNGLSAPRVVDRDGDGKVDFAYAGDLLGNMWRFDLSDPDSRKWKATLGSAATASSLDNVPLFAAGATQPITAAPVVVGHPRGGYMVVFGTGRLFAVGDDSSTANQYLYGIRDGANGSTGTAVLTDLVAQTVGASTVEEEGGEFRTVSNNSVNYSGSRAKRGWYFQLPTAKERIVYPGDALSSSAGLFSSTVPGSGSNALDCTAGTNDDGWSMVVDFFDGSAPDGIAYGTAATTTTGYLGFRNSSGKDDIVFEPQGREKGKDVICNAAGECKAPIRPDIVRRFGWRNLMSSSN, encoded by the coding sequence ATGAATATCAAAGAGTTTTCGAGAGCTGCCGTGGCCGTCAGCTTGGTGCTGGCGCAGTGCGTCGGCCATGCCGCGCAATATCCGTTGATACAGGCGCCGCGCAACACCGCGATCAGGGAGCCGGCGCCGAACGTGATCGTGTCTGTCGACAACTCGGGAAGTATGAGTTTCTCGTCCTGGGCGTCGGAAACAAGCTCGCCGCCTCCCGGAACCCCCAACCGGATAGAAGCACTCAAGAAGGCGCTCAAAGACAACTTCTCCGCGGCCAACATTCCCAACGACCGGATCCGGCTCTCCTGGCAGGCGATGAATCTCGGCCGCGACGAGAACAGTTGTGTCGGTTTCTTCGGCGATATCTCTGAGGGGCCTTATCAGGCCAGCAAATGCAAGTTTGGAGGCCAAAGCAATGCAAACCTGATGCGCTCGTTGGACAGCACGCATCGCGCCAACTTCATGTCCTGGGTCGATGCCTTGACCGCAAACGGCGGAACACCGCTGCATGCCATGATGACTCGGGCCGGCGAATACATGAAGACCACCGGCCAATACAGCCCGTATTCGGACGATCCGGGAGTAGAGGGGGCTACGCAGTCGAGTTGCCGGAAATCGTTCCACATCTTCATGACGGACGGCGAGTACAACCTCTTCGGATTCAATCCGGATCCGGCGCAACTCAACATGCCGATCATCGGCAATGTGGACGGGGCGCGTCGAGTCTTGCCCGACTCCGTGGTCTATCTGCCGCGTGCGCCCTACAAGGACAACGCTGGCGCCATCAATCTTCCTTCCAATTGGAGCAAGGAGAAGAGCGGGAACAAGGACGTCTGGAAACCCACGGCCGAATATCGGCCTACCTTGGCCGACATGTCCTTCCATTACTGGGCCAGCGACTTGCAGCCGGGCATATCGAACAATGTGAAAAAGGTGATTGCCGAAGGCGGCAACACGATGGTGGGAACCGCGATGGTTCCGGAGTACTGGAACCCCAAGAACGATCCGGCCAATTGGCAGCATCTGACGACTTACACCATCGGTTTCGGCGCTGCGTCTTCATGGGCCGGAGCGCCCGCGATCACGGCGAGTGCGCCCCAGCCGACCTACAGTGGAGACTATGCCCGCTTGGTGGACGGTTCGATCGCGTGGGTCGACCCATTGGTGAACTCTTTGGGCTCCAGCCCCATGGGGCAAGGACTTGTTGTTTGGAACGCCGGCGCATCGGCATCCGGCTACTGGCACGAAACCGAGTCCAACACCGCTGCCGTCCGCATGGATCTCTGGCACGCCGCCCTGAACAGCCGCGGCACTTTCACGCCGGCGTCGAACGCGAACGCTCTCAGCGACGCCTTCAGATCCATCATCGGCCAGATCCTGCTCAACACCAGCGTCCCACTGACCTCCATTTCGGCCAGCGCCTCCAGGGTGTCGACCGGCACGGCTGTCTACAGGGCCGGCTACGACACGGCCGACTGGTCCGGCACGCTCACCGCCACCAGGTTCGGCTCCAGCGGCCAGCTGGAGAGCTCCGCCGATTGGTCCGCGCGCGACCTGCTCGACGCCCGCATGGCCGCAAGGGGCGCGCACGACAGCAACCGCAAGGTGCTCAGTTTCTCGGGCACCGCGGCGGCAACGGCGACCAGCGCCGCGACAAGGGGGAGCGGCATCCCGTTCCGATGGGCCAGCCTGAGCGATACGCAAAAGGCCGCGCTCAAGGGAAGCACCAGCAGCGATGACGCAAGCATCGCGCTCGGGCGGGCGGTGCTCGACTTCCTGCGCGGAGACCGCAGCAACGAGGGCGCGGGACTGGAGCTGCGCAAACGCGGCCATGTGCTCGGCGACATCGTGGGTTCCAGCGTCTGGTACGCGGGAAAGCCCAACAGCGGCTTCACCAACGACGCCTATGCCAAATTCGCCTCGATCGCCCGCACGCCGATGGTCTACGTGGGCGCCAACGACGGCATGCTGCATGCCTTCAACGCGGGCACCGGGCAGGAGGCGTTCGCCTACGTGCCCGAGGGGCTCTACGGCACGGCGGCCGCGCCAAAGCTCAAGCGGCTCAGCGAAGGCAGTTATTCGCACAGGTACTACGTCGACGGCAGCCCCTTCGTGGCTGACATTTACATGGGTGCGACCGCCACCGCCTCGACCACCGATGCCGAGAAGGTGGCCGCTTGGAAGTCTTTCCTCGTGGGCACGCTGGGGGCGGGCGGCAAAGGCTACTTCGTGCTCGACGTCACCAAGCCCCAGGACATCGACGAGACCAGGGCCCGCGAAACGGCGCTCATCGACACGACCGCGCTTTCCGACGACGACCTGGGCCACCAGTTCCAGCAACCGGCGCTCGACTCCTTCTCCCGGCGCGCGCTGCAGGTGGCCTCGCTGAAGAATGGCCGCAAGGCCGTGATCCTGGGCAACGGCTACAACAGCGCGAGCGAGAAGGCGATGCTGTGGATCCAGTATCTGGACGGCGACAAATCGATCCTCAAGATCCCCGCGCCCGTCACGCAGGTCACCGGTACCGGCAACGGGCTGTCCGCTCCGCGGGTGGTGGACCGTGACGGCGACGGCAAGGTCGACTTTGCCTATGCGGGCGATCTGCTGGGCAACATGTGGCGATTCGACCTGAGCGACCCCGACAGCCGCAAGTGGAAAGCCACCCTGGGCTCCGCCGCCACCGCCTCGAGCCTCGACAACGTGCCGCTGTTCGCGGCCGGCGCCACGCAGCCGATCACGGCGGCGCCGGTGGTCGTCGGCCACCCGCGCGGCGGCTACATGGTCGTGTTCGGAACGGGAAGGCTGTTTGCCGTCGGTGACGACAGCAGCACCGCCAATCAGTACCTGTACGGCATTCGGGACGGGGCCAACGGCAGTACCGGTACGGCTGTGTTGACCGACCTCGTGGCGCAGACTGTCGGCGCCTCCACCGTCGAGGAAGAGGGGGGCGAGTTCCGCACCGTCTCGAACAACAGCGTGAACTACAGCGGCTCTCGCGCCAAGCGGGGCTGGTACTTTCAGCTGCCGACCGCCAAGGAGCGCATCGTCTATCCGGGCGACGCCTTGAGCAGCAGCGCCGGCCTGTTCTCGAGCACCGTTCCCGGCTCCGGCAGCAACGCGCTCGATTGCACGGCGGGCACCAACGATGACGGATGGTCGATGGTGGTCGACTTCTTCGACGGCTCCGCCCCCGACGGCATTGCCTACGGCACAGCCGCCACCACCACGACCGGCTATCTCGGTTTCCGGAACAGCTCGGGCAAGGACGACATCGTCTTCGAGCCGCAGGGGCGGGAGAAGGGCAAGGACGTGATCTGCAATGCGGCGGGCGAGTGCAAGGCGCCGATAAGGCCGGACATCGTGCGCCGCTTTGGCTGGCGAAATCTGATGTCGTCGTCGAACTGA
- the nrdR gene encoding transcriptional regulator NrdR, producing MKCPFCGHLETQVVETRVSEDADFVRRRRQCSACDKRFTTYERPDVNFPVVVKKDGSRADFDSTKVRASMMLALRKRPVSIEQIDNALLRIEQKLLASGLREIDSTKVGELVMRELKKLDKVAYVRFASVYRSFEDVDEFRQLLRDI from the coding sequence ATGAAATGCCCTTTTTGCGGTCATCTTGAAACGCAGGTCGTCGAGACCCGCGTTTCAGAAGACGCCGACTTCGTTCGCAGGCGCCGCCAGTGCAGCGCCTGCGACAAGCGCTTCACCACCTACGAGCGCCCGGACGTCAACTTCCCGGTCGTAGTCAAGAAAGACGGCAGCCGCGCTGATTTCGATTCGACCAAGGTGCGCGCCTCGATGATGCTGGCGCTGCGCAAGCGCCCGGTGAGCATCGAGCAGATCGACAACGCCCTGCTTCGCATCGAACAGAAGCTGCTGGCCAGCGGCCTGCGCGAAATCGACTCGACCAAGGTGGGCGAGCTCGTGATGCGCGAACTCAAGAAGCTCGACAAGGTCGCCTACGTGCGCTTTGCCTCGGTGTACCGCAGCTTCGAGGATGTGGACGAGTTCAGGCAGTTGCTGCGCGACATCTGA
- the pilV gene encoding type IV pilus modification protein PilV: MLSLSVSIRRRPLQRRGQAGFSMIEALVAVLVLSFGLMALAGFQLRVLADSAGASKKNIAVQLAGDMADRIRSNLVTGPVAGNPYVSDWSLAGADAPKPSCAEADAACSASELAAYDVWSWKRTVAAALPGGVADIQSKATAGGLLFVHIAWNESAVANPIPPESSWNCPADKACMEVTVAVPQP, encoded by the coding sequence ATGCTGAGCCTTTCTGTTTCTATTCGCAGGCGGCCTTTGCAGCGCAGGGGGCAGGCGGGCTTCTCGATGATCGAAGCCTTGGTGGCGGTTCTCGTGCTCTCGTTCGGGTTGATGGCGCTGGCCGGCTTCCAATTGCGCGTGCTCGCGGACAGCGCTGGCGCCAGCAAGAAGAACATCGCGGTGCAACTGGCTGGCGACATGGCCGATCGCATCCGGAGCAACCTCGTCACGGGCCCGGTTGCAGGCAATCCCTACGTGTCCGACTGGTCGTTGGCCGGCGCAGATGCCCCCAAGCCTTCATGCGCGGAGGCCGACGCCGCTTGCAGCGCCTCCGAACTCGCGGCCTACGATGTGTGGAGCTGGAAGCGAACGGTGGCGGCCGCGCTGCCGGGCGGGGTGGCCGACATACAAAGCAAGGCAACAGCAGGCGGCCTGCTGTTCGTGCACATCGCGTGGAACGAGTCCGCCGTCGCCAATCCGATCCCGCCAGAATCGAGCTGGAACTGTCCGGCCGACAAGGCCTGCATGGAAGTCACCGTCGCGGTACCGCAGCCATGA
- a CDS encoding type IV pilin protein: MNRYFKALRRKQARSRGFTLIELMIVTAVIAILAAIAYPSYTRYVLRAKRADAKQQLLQAAQWTERYMTANGSYPPRTVALPSGLSQAPQSGTASYSISYVARNEITYTLQAVPTGASRNDECGTLTVNHQGVKLAGGSTNASSALVQLCWNR; encoded by the coding sequence ATGAACAGATATTTCAAAGCGCTGCGCCGCAAGCAAGCTCGCTCGCGTGGCTTCACGTTGATCGAACTCATGATCGTGACCGCGGTGATCGCCATCCTGGCCGCCATCGCCTATCCCAGCTATACGCGCTACGTGCTGCGAGCCAAGCGAGCCGATGCCAAGCAGCAACTGCTGCAGGCGGCGCAGTGGACCGAGCGTTACATGACCGCCAACGGGAGCTACCCCCCGAGGACCGTCGCGCTGCCGTCCGGGCTGAGCCAGGCGCCGCAGTCCGGTACGGCGAGCTATTCCATCAGCTATGTCGCGAGAAACGAGATCACCTACACCTTGCAGGCTGTTCCCACGGGGGCTTCGCGCAACGACGAATGCGGAACGCTCACGGTCAACCACCAGGGCGTCAAGCTGGCTGGCGGCAGCACGAACGCATCGAGCGCGCTGGTGCAGCTTTGCTGGAATCGTTGA
- a CDS encoding pilus assembly PilX family protein — translation MTHSSCLRAPRAQRGFSLFIVLIMLLLSALLAVGGARMAQLLESVAGNQREHQRAFEAAEAALLDAERDIRQLAFASASKTYVACSALATSRCRKAEDGRVFPDRDTGWVTAYVNDGANSCDRGICYFSATDSVAAASGSEAYRFWISDTYVSKHASYGQFTGAPDAGNPALRGAKYWIEVIDRKNSKYPLYRITAVATGARSPGTAGGTRVELQMAFDPDPVTKVN, via the coding sequence ATGACGCACTCTTCCTGCCTTCGCGCACCTAGGGCACAGCGCGGATTCTCGCTTTTCATCGTGCTGATCATGCTGCTGCTCTCGGCCTTGCTGGCGGTGGGCGGCGCGCGGATGGCCCAATTGCTCGAGTCCGTGGCGGGCAACCAGCGCGAGCATCAGCGCGCCTTCGAGGCCGCCGAAGCTGCGTTGCTGGATGCGGAGCGCGACATCCGGCAACTGGCCTTCGCCAGCGCGAGCAAGACCTACGTTGCGTGTTCGGCACTCGCGACGTCGCGTTGCCGCAAGGCTGAAGATGGCCGCGTCTTCCCCGATCGCGACACGGGCTGGGTGACCGCCTATGTGAACGATGGCGCCAACAGCTGCGATCGCGGCATCTGCTACTTCTCCGCGACCGATTCGGTGGCGGCTGCATCCGGCAGCGAGGCCTATCGGTTCTGGATCAGCGATACATACGTGAGCAAGCACGCCTCGTATGGGCAGTTCACCGGAGCTCCCGACGCTGGCAATCCGGCGCTGCGGGGGGCCAAGTACTGGATCGAAGTCATCGACCGCAAGAACAGCAAGTACCCGTTGTATCGGATCACCGCCGTCGCCACGGGCGCTCGAAGCCCCGGCACAGCGGGCGGCACGCGGGTCGAACTGCAGATGGCTTTCGATCCTGATCCGGTCACCAAGGTGAATTGA
- a CDS encoding PilW family protein: MNRKALAPGFRQFGFTLVEFLVALIIGMLVVLAAVASMLGTRTTAMTGDDVNALNQSSALAFRVLGQQIRQAGYIPIDATEPLYYFNVNADKSTNLESERAFFAIKGEEAKGREVNDKLKIGYAPSPDYFKDCLGQGVATNVYNPHDPTASGNLRVITSEFSVSGGVLRCKGSGNPVAQPIVDGVEHFDVMYGIGAEAGSERVVRYVTAADVADFNLVRTVRVCLQLAGSTRNNPGGSYTDCDGTSKTTSDGKLRRVYTAVFALRNNLGAL; this comes from the coding sequence ATGAACAGAAAGGCACTCGCACCCGGCTTTCGGCAGTTCGGCTTCACGTTGGTCGAGTTTCTCGTCGCGCTGATCATCGGCATGCTGGTGGTGCTGGCCGCCGTGGCCAGCATGCTCGGCACGCGCACCACGGCCATGACGGGCGACGACGTCAACGCGCTAAACCAGTCATCGGCATTGGCGTTCAGGGTGCTGGGCCAGCAGATCCGGCAGGCCGGCTATATCCCCATTGACGCCACCGAGCCGCTCTACTACTTCAACGTCAACGCGGACAAGAGCACCAATCTTGAGAGCGAGCGTGCCTTCTTCGCCATCAAGGGGGAAGAGGCGAAGGGCCGCGAGGTGAACGACAAGCTGAAGATTGGCTATGCACCAAGTCCCGATTACTTCAAGGACTGCCTGGGCCAGGGCGTGGCAACCAACGTGTACAACCCGCACGATCCCACTGCCTCAGGCAACCTGCGAGTGATCACCAGCGAGTTTTCGGTCTCGGGCGGCGTCCTGAGGTGCAAGGGCAGCGGCAACCCCGTGGCACAGCCGATAGTCGACGGCGTGGAGCACTTCGACGTCATGTACGGCATCGGTGCCGAGGCCGGAAGCGAGCGGGTAGTGCGCTACGTGACTGCTGCCGACGTCGCAGACTTCAACCTGGTTCGTACGGTGCGGGTCTGCCTGCAACTCGCGGGCAGCACCAGGAACAACCCGGGCGGCAGCTACACCGACTGCGACGGCACGTCGAAGACCACCAGCGACGGCAAGCTGCGACGCGTCTACACGGCGGTGTTCGCGCTGCGCAACAACCTGGGGGCGCTATGA
- a CDS encoding lytic transglycosylase domain-containing protein: protein MNKAFDATARGLRTFVSDVADGFFEITHNGFALVGLAIVFAALALVARPDLRKTGEEQLMGWLQSRKPAPEATDLEPTAIERTTAASPSDLPKQQAAVAYWLSKKYSVAPEPLSVLVAEAYNIGKRTKLDPTLILAIMAVESSFNPFAQSHVGAQGLMQVMTRVHGDKYESAGGTLTAFDPVTNMRVGVKVLQECISRAGSLEGGLRYYVGAANLEDDGGYAGKVMAEHERLLQVASGRAPSVLPPRTTVRAQPIPVVTPAPAPVKADEGSEPAKVALLSGVS from the coding sequence ATGAACAAGGCGTTCGATGCCACAGCCCGCGGGCTACGGACCTTCGTGTCCGATGTGGCAGACGGCTTTTTTGAAATTACCCATAACGGGTTTGCACTGGTCGGTCTGGCCATCGTGTTCGCGGCCCTCGCCCTCGTGGCGCGGCCCGACCTGCGCAAGACCGGCGAGGAGCAACTGATGGGCTGGCTGCAGTCGCGCAAGCCCGCGCCTGAAGCCACCGACCTCGAGCCGACCGCCATCGAGCGCACCACGGCCGCGAGTCCCAGCGACCTGCCCAAGCAGCAGGCCGCCGTGGCTTACTGGTTGAGCAAGAAGTACAGCGTGGCGCCCGAGCCGCTGAGCGTGCTCGTCGCCGAGGCTTACAACATCGGCAAGCGCACCAAGCTCGACCCGACGCTGATCCTGGCCATCATGGCCGTGGAATCCAGTTTCAATCCCTTTGCCCAGAGCCACGTCGGCGCCCAGGGCCTGATGCAGGTCATGACCCGCGTGCATGGCGACAAGTACGAAAGCGCGGGCGGCACGCTCACCGCCTTCGACCCGGTGACCAACATGCGCGTCGGCGTGAAGGTGCTTCAGGAATGCATCTCCCGTGCCGGCTCTCTCGAAGGCGGCCTGCGCTACTACGTGGGCGCGGCCAACCTCGAAGACGACGGCGGCTACGCCGGCAAGGTGATGGCCGAGCACGAGCGCCTGCTGCAGGTTGCCAGCGGCCGCGCGCCGTCTGTGCTGCCGCCTCGCACGACCGTGCGCGCACAGCCGATTCCGGTCGTGACGCCGGCACCCGCGCCGGTCAAGGCCGATGAAGGCTCCGAACCCGCAAAGGTCGCCCTGCTTTCCGGCGTTTCCTGA